In the Methylophilus sp. 5 genome, one interval contains:
- a CDS encoding FAD-dependent monooxygenase has translation MAAENSLIKTDVVIVGAGLVGLTAAIALSRLGNQVVLTDAKPAQSLANDWIADLTHWDARIYALTNQSVAWLRSLGVWSRLPASRVNPIAAMHLWSPTHRHATPSLCLQAEEAHLTDMGVIVESQALMHACWQVLAESEVTVITDAPAQSLQHGGHTARLSLPQHDIEAALLLGADGARSWVRSQCGVGVQQVDFAQTALVTNFKAALPHGNVARQWFGKHETLALLPMPQQQVSLVWALPHAVAVQKQALSAEALAAEVAEQSGHVLGQLTPSGPVLAFPLLQNTAETVALPQVMLLGDAAHQVHPMAGQGVNLGFQDVQALCAHVAQLPAIRPLGDAHFLRHVMRTRQPDILKMHALTRGLDSLFARPQALWTHAALLGLRGVENSAMLKRFLIRAATQG, from the coding sequence ATGGCCGCTGAAAATTCTCTGATTAAAACCGATGTGGTGATTGTCGGGGCAGGCCTGGTCGGCCTGACCGCCGCGATTGCTTTATCGCGTCTGGGTAATCAGGTGGTCTTAACCGATGCCAAACCAGCGCAATCGCTGGCGAATGACTGGATAGCGGATCTGACGCATTGGGATGCCCGCATTTATGCGCTGACTAATCAAAGCGTTGCCTGGTTGCGTAGCTTAGGGGTATGGTCTCGGCTGCCTGCCAGCCGCGTCAATCCCATTGCGGCTATGCACTTATGGTCGCCTACGCATAGGCATGCGACACCTAGTTTGTGCTTGCAGGCAGAAGAGGCGCATCTGACTGACATGGGGGTGATTGTTGAAAGCCAGGCCTTGATGCATGCTTGCTGGCAAGTACTGGCTGAGTCTGAGGTGACGGTGATCACCGACGCACCGGCGCAGTCACTGCAACATGGCGGTCACACTGCGCGGTTATCCTTGCCGCAGCATGATATTGAGGCGGCGTTGTTGTTAGGCGCAGATGGCGCACGCTCGTGGGTGCGGTCGCAATGTGGTGTTGGTGTACAGCAGGTTGATTTTGCCCAAACGGCGTTAGTCACTAACTTTAAAGCCGCGTTGCCGCACGGCAATGTTGCCAGACAGTGGTTTGGCAAACATGAAACACTGGCATTGTTGCCGATGCCGCAACAGCAGGTGTCGCTGGTGTGGGCACTACCACACGCTGTTGCCGTGCAAAAACAGGCATTATCTGCCGAGGCACTGGCGGCTGAAGTGGCAGAGCAAAGTGGTCACGTACTTGGCCAGTTAACACCGAGTGGCCCGGTGCTGGCGTTTCCGTTGCTACAGAACACCGCAGAAACCGTGGCCTTGCCGCAAGTGATGCTGTTGGGCGATGCCGCCCATCAGGTGCATCCAATGGCTGGACAAGGGGTTAACTTAGGCTTTCAGGATGTGCAGGCGCTGTGTGCGCACGTTGCACAATTACCTGCCATCAGGCCGCTGGGAGACGCGCATTTTTTACGGCATGTGATGCGTACCCGGCAGCCAGATATTTTGAAGATGCATGCACTGACCCGTGGCCTGGATAGCTTGTTCGCACGCCCACAAGCCCTATGGACGCACGCAGCCCTGTTAGGCTTACGTGGGGTAGAAAACAGTGCTATGCTTAAACGTTTTTTAATTCGCGCAGCGACGCAAGGCTGA
- a CDS encoding DsbC family protein: MKKSIGQCVVGGLIALATLWSFNSIADEASLKKIVEAAYPKFKVDSVTKTPYPGLYEVFMGGQIIYTDDKFSFLIAEGRLVDPKTKKDITGERMDELSKIDFNSLPLDQAIKVVKGNGSRKLVVFSDVDCPFCKRLEQKELTNINDVTIYTFLYPIEQLHPDAANKSRSIWCATNRVKAWQDWIFNNKLPSSTAKCEVPLEKVGELAHKVGVNSTPTLFFENGKRMLGAQPYDEIEKSLQAAKK, from the coding sequence ATGAAAAAATCTATTGGCCAGTGTGTGGTTGGGGGCTTGATTGCCTTGGCCACATTGTGGTCTTTTAACAGTATTGCAGACGAAGCCAGCCTGAAGAAAATTGTTGAAGCGGCTTATCCAAAATTTAAGGTCGACAGTGTGACCAAAACGCCATACCCAGGCTTGTATGAAGTGTTTATGGGCGGGCAGATTATTTACACCGATGACAAATTCAGCTTTCTGATTGCCGAAGGCCGCCTGGTTGACCCCAAAACCAAAAAAGACATTACTGGCGAGCGCATGGACGAGTTGAGCAAAATCGACTTTAACAGCCTGCCGCTGGATCAGGCGATTAAAGTAGTCAAGGGCAATGGCAGCCGTAAGCTGGTGGTGTTTTCTGATGTAGATTGCCCGTTTTGCAAACGCCTGGAGCAAAAAGAACTCACTAATATTAACGATGTGACTATTTACACCTTTTTATACCCGATTGAGCAGTTACACCCGGATGCAGCCAATAAGTCCCGCAGCATCTGGTGTGCCACCAATCGGGTGAAAGCCTGGCAGGACTGGATTTTTAATAACAAATTACCTTCTAGCACAGCCAAATGTGAAGTGCCGCTGGAAAAAGTCGGTGAGCTTGCACACAAAGTAGGGGTTAACAGCACGCCGACCCTATTTTTTGAAAATGGTAAGCGTATGCTAGGTGCACAGCCTTACGACGAAATTGAAAAGTCATTGCAAGCTGCCAAGAAGTAA